In the Flavobacteriales bacterium genome, CGGGAATAGCTTCCACAAGGTGCATCAACGTCCGGGATCCTATTACGCATTTGTGGTTCCCGTTTACCACTTCCCGGAGAAGAGGTATAAGTTAAAACTGGAAAATGGCGACTTCATTTATTCCCAGAACTTCGAAGCACTGCCTTTTGACTGATACATGAAGGTGAAAATGTTCATTCCAGGACGGCTTCCGCCAGAAATGCCTGTACCGTTTTCCTGAGGTCAGTGACCTGATCTGGTGTGCATGTAGCACATCATGGGATGGAGAAGGCACTGCTCTCAAATTCAAGACCCTTATTGGTACTTGTGATGCATTTCCCCTCTTTGCAATAAAACACAACCCCTTTGACTACGTAGGTTTTGTCACCTTTATCCTCTCGGAACCGCTCGGGATCAATGTCGCCCACATGAAATGTGTTTGACCGGATAAGGATACTATCCACCCGCAACTCTTCATGAAACACGCCCTCCTGATCCAGGGTCATGAAGACGGTACATTGATTTGCATGATAGTTGCGTTGGCCATGCTCCTCGTAGTGAATCATTTTATCCAGAAATTCTTTCCAGGGTCGGTCCTGAGGCATTGTGAGACTAGCACATGCAATCAAAACCACAACAAGGATCATATTCCGGAGAAAGAAATTCATAGTACGGCGTTACGGAACGGTGATAAAAAGTACACATTCCGTCAGAAGATAGCAAACCGCTGAACCCGGAAACCCGAATGACTACAATTCCTGGTTGTAGAAAATCTTGTAATACTTCCGGCCTCCCTCGTCCTCCCCTTTCTGGATCATATTGCGGTTTCCGTGTATATAGATGTGAAAATTCTTGTCAAGCTTCAGGACACTTTTGAATATCCGCGCCTGCTTTTTGACCGCCTGATCGGAGATGGAAAAATCCTGTGGAATCTCCACGGCGAACTCCTGCTGGTAATGGTTCTTATAATCTTTGAAAGACTCCACCACCCCTGGGTCGCCAAAAACGGTTGCCCCGAAATTCTCCTCATCGAGCTTGTCATTTTGTTTGAGGTAGTGGATCGATCGATTCAGCAGATCGGCCTGATCAGCGCGATCCACTTCAAACTCTTCGGACATTCTCTCAGCCACGAAGGACCGGGTCAGTTCCATGAAATTCTTGGTATCGTGGTAGCTGTCCACCGCAGGTTTCACTTTCAAAAAATCCTCTTTCCAATAACCGGATGCACCGAAACGCAACCCTTTATCCACCTGACAAACGCGGAACCCTTCCTCCTCTTTCAAGTTGAGGATCAGGCAGCCTTTATCGGGTTTATTCACATTCAATCCGGCCAGGATATCCAGGGTATAGTGGTCA is a window encoding:
- a CDS encoding nucleoid-associated protein is translated as MIHYQDATITGLFVHRVGNQTEGEILMLTETSVNVKRQELQDIVKRYIGNPFSSPEYFVFDEHAVHPLWKAAKAIFSKPASLHEQSKAIAQHHYETAIDISIDAGDLMIAHLKDVKVDGELTDAVAICKIENREDFILLNEEDDHYTLDILAGLNVNKPDKGCLILNLKEEEGFRVCQVDKGLRFGASGYWKEDFLKVKPAVDSYHDTKNFMELTRSFVAERMSEEFEVDRADQADLLNRSIHYLKQNDKLDEENFGATVFGDPGVVESFKDYKNHYQQEFAVEIPQDFSISDQAVKKQARIFKSVLKLDKNFHIYIHGNRNMIQKGEDEGGRKYYKIFYNQEL